DNA sequence from the Paenibacillus physcomitrellae genome:
TTATTTGTGCTATAGGCACCAAAAAGTCATCTATATAAGTATTTATATATAAATGCAGAAGCTACACTTTCTGCTGCCAGGAGGAATCGAATCGTTATGCCAGAAGTAGAGAAAACGCCAAGAACCAAGAAATACAACATTTCCGTTGAAGCTACGCTTGAGGTCATCGGAGGCAAGTGGAAATGCGTCATCCTTTGTCACCTGACACACGGACGCAAGCGGACCAGCGAGCTGAAGCGCCTGATGCCGGCCATCGCCCAGAAAATGTTGACCCAGCAGCTCAGAGAGCTTGAAGAAGACGGCATTATTAACCGGATCAGCTACAATGAAGTGCCGCCAAGAGTTGAATACGAGCTGAGCGAATACGGCTGGAGCCTGAAGCCGATTCTGGATTCGCTCTGCAATTGGGGCGAGCAGCATATTATCCGGGAGTACGGCGACAAATTCGCGGTGCTGGAGGATAATATTTTGAATCACTAGAGATCCATGACCATCAAGCCGGTTAGAGAATGGTTTCATTCTTTGGCCGGTTTTTTTTGTGGTCTGGTATTCTCTTGATTCGACCCGTTCATATTTCTATTGCCCGGATATGCGCATTAAGATACCATAAATAAAAACAACATAACGTCATAATGTTTAATTGAATCATAATTATTGAGGTGTTTATTTAGATTAATTAGTAAGCGCATCCACAAAGGCTAACCGCCTTGTCCTTAAGGTGTTGGCCCGATTTCTCTTCAAACGCAATTAACAAAATCCTTTTATTTCCCCTGCTGGTCTGACATTGGGTGTTAAGACGGGTGAGCTGCCTGTGTTGTAAAATGTGAAAAACAAAAAACGGGGTGGTCCGATGTGGTTCAGAAATTCATTAAAAAGCAAGCTGTCTGTTCTGCTGATTGCGGCTATCGTGTTTCCGCTTCTTGCCACCGGCATTGTCTCGTACCGCATCGCTACGAATTTGACGGAGAAAATCGAAAAGCAGTCCGGGATGAACACACTCCAGCAAATTTCGGACAAGCTGGATTTCATCATCAATGATGCGGAGAACATGTCGGTCTTTATCATCGGCCAGAAAAACATCCAATCCTACCTCGGCAGCGACCGGTCAGACATCTCGTTATATTCGCAAAACGTTGCTTTCCTGATGAACCTCGCTTCCTCCAAAACCTATATTTCGAACATTACGATCACCTCCAACCGGGGGTTCCCGGCGTTGTCCAACACGACGATTATCCGTTCCGGCCTGCCGGAGGTTATGCGGGCTAACGAAGGGAAATATAACCCGGCTGTAAAATGGTGGACCCCGCTGTATGAGAACCAGACGACGGACAATGGAATCAAGCAGGTATTTACGCTGGTTCGGCCGATTCGCAGCACCGACAAATTTCAGAACTACGGGGAGCTTGCGATCAGCATTGACGCCCGGGAGGTGCAGCACATGCTCGAGAACGCTGCCTGGAATGAAAGCGGGCATCTGTGGCTGACCAACGAAGAGAATCGGGTGATGGTCTCCCAGAAAGGCGAAGGATTGAATCAGCTCTTGGGGACCAAGATTTCGAATCTGGGTACTCTTGCGGACTCCGAAGGGGTCGAGAACGTCAAGCTGGACGAGGAGAGCAGCACCTTGCTTTATTACACAATCCCCAGTTTGGGCTGGAAGCTGGTCGGCGTCATTCCCACCCACATCTATACAGCGCAAAACCAATACGTGCTGACGATTACGGCTTGGGCTATTGGCATTTCCGGGCTGTTTGCCGGCCTGCTGGTGCTTTATTTCATTACCTGGGTGACCCGGCCGCTCATCAAGGTGGCGCGAAAGCTGAACAAGATCGATCCGGACGAGCCGATCCGCCCGTTCGAGGTCAAAACCATGGACGAAATCGGCATGCTCCTGCGCAGCTACAACCGGCTGAGCGACCGTATCCAGCGGCTCAAGAGTCAGCTGCAGCTGAATGCAGCCAAGAAAAAGGAGGCGGACATCGAGGCCCTACAGGCTCAAATTAATCCGCATTTTCTGTACAACACGCTCTCATCCATCCATTGGATCGCTTTGATGAATAAACAAAAGCCGATTGCGGAAATGGTCGGGGCGCTCACTGATTTCCTCAGGTTCAGCCTGAATGATGGAAGGGAATTCTGCACGGTCGGCCAGGAGGTTGCCCACGCCCAAAATTACGTACGCATTATGTCCAAACGGTTTCAGGATAAATTTGAGGCAAGCTTCTTCATCGACCCGGCGATGCAGGACCAAACGATGCTGAAGCTTCTCCTGCAGCCTTTGATTGAGAACAGCATCATGCACGGGATTCAGAAGAAGAAGGAGAAAGGCAGCATCCTGGTGCAGGGAGAGCTTCGCCCGGGAGGGATGACTTTTGTCGTTCAGGATACGGGCATCGGCATGGAAGAAGCGAAGCTTGAAGAGATCAAACGGGAGCTGCAGATCGAGAAAGAAAGTGTGGAGGACCCTGATGAAGCGGCAAAGGATTCAGGTGAAGCCGAAAAATCCGGATACGGTTTAGGCAGCGTCCACCGCCGATTGATGCTGCACTACGGAAGCGAAACCGGACTTCAGATCGAAAGCGAGCCAGGCAACGGCACGCGAATATCCTTTACTATACCTTTACTGGAGGGATCCGTATGAACATTATGATCATAGATGACGAGGTTATCATTCGGACGGGGCTTTGTACCGTCATCGACTGGGCCGAACTGGGCATGAACCTGCTTCCGCCCGCGGAATCGGCAGAGGAGGCGCTCGGGCGGCTCCTTTCGGAGCGTCCGGACATCGTACTTACCGATATCCGGATGGCCGGTATGGACGGCATTCAGCTGGCCAAGGAAATCAGGGAGAAGCTGCCGGATGCCGAAGTTATCATTCTCACCGGCTACGACGATTTCAGATTTGCCCAGCGGGCCCTCCGGCAGGGTGTAACTGACTATTTGCTGAAGACAAGCGATCCTGAGGAAATTATTAAATCCGTGATGAAAGCCAAACAGAATCTTCAGATGAAATGGGAACTGAAGAAGCAGGGCGATGTTCAGGCGGCTGCGCTGCGAAAGCAGCATTTTGAGTCATGGCTGACCGGAGGCGGGAACGGGAGCGGAAATGGAGATACGGGTGGTCTGGCTTATAAGTCGGTCAGCGAATGGCTGCAGCAGGCCGGGATCCATCTGGCAGCGTCCGCCGGCCGCCCCCACGGTATGCGCGTCCTGCTGATCAGCGCCTCAGGATGGGGGCATGACCGCTTCTCAGGGGTCATGCTTGGAGCGGCCGAAAGCAAGCTGTCCGAGCTGCTCCCCGGCATATCGCTGCTAAGGAATAACAGGATCATTGCTGTAGTTGGCGTGACACCGGGATGGCCGGGGACCCGGCAGCTTGAGAAGGCAGTCAGCCGGATCAAGGATACACTAAGGTGCGATATTTTTGCCGCTGCCGGAAATGAGGTCCGCTTGGTAGAGGAACTGCGCCGTTCCTATGAGGAAGCACAGAAGGTATACGGCTATCGGATTGTGTTCGGCGATAAGGGGCTGTTTGAGCTGAAGGATGTGGAAGACCGCCAGGGCGGAAGAGCCGTCTGCTCGGAGAAGGAGGAAAGCGAGTTGTCTTCGCTCCTGATGAACAACAATGCCAGCCAGCTCCATGACTGGACTGCAGCGCTCGTTAGGGAACGGCTGGAGGATTCTGAAACGACCCCGACTTCTCTGCAGGCGTTCCTTCAATCCATTGTGATCGGGGCCCATCGCTGGCTGGACAGGGCAAAGGAGACGGCCTCGGCTTCACAGTTGTCAACGGGGCTGACGGGCGCAGCAGCGACGCCGGCTATTTCATTTGAGCCGGGGGTCGTGCTTGAAGATGAACTGTTTAAGCTGCTGCTGTCAGTGATGAATGAGTTCCACCAGCTGGCCGCTGATGGCAGGCATTCTTACATCTACCGGGCCATTGCCTATATTCGCAATCATCTCGGCGAACATTTGACCCTGCAGCAGGTGGCGGGTTTCGTACACTTGAATGCCAATCATTTCAGCGAGGTCTTCAAACGGGAAACAGGACAGGGATTCAGCGAGTTTGTGATTCGGGAGCGAATGCAGCTTGCAGCGAACATTCTGCTGACTACGCAGAAGAAAGTCAGCGAGGTAGCGGGGGAAGCGGGTTACGAAGACATCAAATATTTCAGCCAGCAGTTCAAGAAAATGATGGGATGTACCCCAACGGAATATCGGCAGCTTTCCACGGAGTGACGGTGCCTAGATCTCATATCAACCTGCCAGACTTAACCCTTCAAACTCCAATAGATCTAACATAAACCTAACGCCAAATAAACAGGTTTGTAAGCAAATAGCTCCGGAGGGGGTCTGATTTACGAACAATTATCTGACATGAACCCCATAAACCGAATTTTATCTACCCTCCGACTGAAGATCATCTCCTTACTGCTCACCTCCCGAAATCTTATACTTGTAACCATAAATGGAACCAAAGGAGGGGTCTTAAATGGCAAAGCAAAAACCAATCGCAATTCTCGCTCTGTTACTTTCGTTCACTTTGCTGCTCGCGGCTTGCGGCCAGGGGGGAGATAACACGGCGGCCACCAGCGCGGCCGGATCGGAGGGCTCCAAGGCAACAGGGGAGAAAATCAAGCTGTCCATCTGGCATAACTTCTCCGGGGATGATTTGAGAGCCAAGGTCGTACGGGCACAGATCGACAAGTTTAAAACCGAACACCCCGAGGTTGAACTGGATGAGCAGGCGATTCCGCCGGACGGATACCGTCAGCGTTTGAAGACGGTGGCTGCCGCCAACGAAATGCCGGATGTCTTCTTCGTGCAATCGGGCACATCGATCAAAGAATTTTACGATGGCGGTTTGATTCAGCCGATCACCCCTGTGCTGGATGAGCATCCGGATTGGAAAGACAACTTTATTGCCGGCTCGCTCGACACGCTTTCCTTTGAGGGCCAGGTGTACGCCACGCCGCTGAGCGGCTCAGCCACTTCCTTCCTGTTCTACAACAAGTCCTTGTTTGAGAAATACGGCGTTAAGGTTCCTACCACTTGGGACGAGATGATGACGGCGGTCAAAACGTTCAACGACAACAAAATCACGCCGATTTCGCTGGGGAATAAAGCCTCCTGGCTGGCGCAGTCCAGCATCCTCTCCTCGCTTGCGGACCGGGTGACCGGTACGGACTGGTTCTTGAAAGCCGTGAATCAGGACGGGGCGAAGTTCACCGATCCCGAATTCGTGCAGGCACTGCAATATTTCAAAGACCTGGCGGATGCCAATGCGTTCCAAACCGGCTTTAACAGCCTGGATAACACCCAGATGGAGCAGTATTTTGCCGAGGGCAAAGCCGCAATGATGATCGACGGTTCATGGGCGCTGACGAATATGGCTGCGGCAGCAACCGAGGAGCAGCTCAGTCAGATCGACATCACCGTGCTTCCGTCCGTTCCCGGCGGCAAAGGGGATCCGAATTCGATGTCCGGCGGCTCCGGCGGCGGTCTGGCGCTCAGCAAATCCGTCTCAGGTGACAAGCTGAAAGCCGCTTTGGACCTGATCTATACGGTCAGCGGTCCGGAAGCGATGCAGGCCATCGCGGACAGCAACTCGATCGTCACCTACAAGGTTGAGCCGGATCAGTCCAAAGTTATGCCGCTGTTCTACAAGGCGTTTACGCTGTACAAATCACTCAGCCTTACTCCGGTATACGATGCTTATTTAACCTCTTCCGCGACCGACGCGGTGAACAACGGCCTGCAGGAAGTGTCCCTGGGCGGCGATCCGAAAGCGATCGCCCAGAAGATTCAGGACGCTCAGGCCAGAGATCTTGGCAAATAACCGGCCGTTCCTAAACTCATAGAACCAATTTCCGGACGATATCCGTTCCCGCCTTTCCAAGAGCGGGTATCGTCCATCCATGCATCTTTGAAAGGAGGCCGGTTATGGCGTTCGTGAACCGACTTAGAGGGTTTGTGGTGATCGGGCTGCTGCCCGCTCTCGTTTTGTACCTGGTTTTTGTGCTTGTGCCGATCGTCTGGTCGGTTTATTACGGATTTTATGACTGGAAAGGCATTGGCGCAGCCAGCTTTACCGGTTTGGACAACTATGCGGAGGCCCTCCGCGACCCGATTTTCTGGCGGGCGTTGAAGAACAACCTGATCATCGTGGCCGCCTCGATTCTGGGGCAGCTGCCGATCGCGCTCGTTCTATCCTTGATTCTCCGAAAAAGCACGCTGTTCCACCGCTTTGTCCGCTCGGCCGTTTTTATGCCTATGGTTGTCTCCACCGTTGTCATCGGCATGATCTGGGGATATATCTATCACCCTCAAATCGGTATCTTAAATGTCATTTTGCAAAATATCGGGCTAGGCTCCTGGATCCGTGACTGGCTGGGGGATGCCCGCATCAATATGTATTCGGTCAGCGCTCCGGTCATTTGGGCCAACATCGGCCCTTATCTGATTATCTTTATCTCGGCGATTCAGAACATCCCGTCCGAAATGGAGGATGCCGCCAAACTTGACGGCGCCGTCCGGGCCAAATGGCTGTATCTCATCGTCATTCCGATGATCTGGGATACGATCAAGGTCGCCATCGTACTCTGCATTTCCGGCAGTTTGAAAGCCTTTGACCTGATTTATATTATGACGGGCGGCGGTCCGGCCCAGTCGACCGAGCTGCTCGCCACTTACATGTACAATAATACGTTTGAAGTTTTCCGTTACGGCTACGGCTCCGCCGTTTCCTCGCTGATCATCGTCATCAGCCTCATTCTCGTGCTCGGCAGCCAGCTGCTGATGAGAAAGAGAGGGATATAATGAATCTGATTTCACCGGAATCCCTGACAGAGAAAACATTCCGCAGACCCTTGTCCACCCGGCGCAGGAAATCCGGCTGGCTGTGGGGATTGGATACGGCGCTGCTGGTTTATGCCCTGGCGACGATTTACCCTCTGCTGTGGCTGTTTATCAGCTCCTTCAAGTCTGTGCGCGACTTCTCGGCCAATCCGTTTGCCCTGCCTTCGGTCTGGCAGTTTGAAAATTATACGCGGGCCTGGGAAATTGCCGGTATCGGAAGGGCATTTGCCAACTCAGTTATCGTCACGCTCGGTTCGCTTGCGCTGACGCTGATTCTCGGGACGCTTACCGGCTACATTTTGTCACGGCTGGACTTCCGGTTTAAGGGTGTAATTATGGGTTTGTTTGTACTGGGCATGCTGATTCCGATCCACAGCACGCTGGTACCGCTGTTTATCATGATGAAGAACCTGCATATTCTGGACACCTATGCTTCGCTGATTCTGCCTTATGCGGCGTTCGAGCTGCCTGTGGCGATCTTTATCGTGGCGGCCTATTTAACCTCCGTGCCCAAAGAGCTGGAAGAAGCGGCGATGATCGACGGCAACGGATATTGGGGGATTTTCTGCCGGATCATTATGCCGCTGGCGGTTCCGGCCATGGCGACGATCTCGATTTTGGGTTTTCTGCGCTTCTGGAACGATTTCGCTTTTGCGCTCGTGTTTATCAATGACCAGTCCTTAAAAACGCTGCCGCTCAGCTTGTCCATCTTCTCCGACGGCTATGGCACGGATTACAGCCTGACGATGGCCGCGATGTCGATTGCGGTAATTCCAACGGTGATTGTGTACCTGATCTTCCAGGAGCAGATCATGAAAGGTATGGTTGCGGGAGCGGTTAAAGGTTAAGGGCTAAGCTAATTTATTTTGGTAAAAAAAGAGACCGGAAACGGTGCGCCGATTGGCGGCCATTTCCGGTTTGTTTTTCGTTAACGGCTCGTGAACGGCTAAATGAGGAGCTTATCTCCCGCTCCCGCCCGAATCCCCGCCGCTCAGCTTCTCCTGAGCCTGGCGAATCATTTCGCGGACCATCGAGCCGCCGATGGCGCCGCCGATTTTCCCGGCCTGCTCGGCCGTCAGATCGCCGTTATCGCCATGCTTGAGCGGTACACCGAGCGACTGGGCCACTTCATATTTGACGTCATCCGGCTGCTCGGGGTTCACTTTGTAGCCTTCCTGGCGCATGGCCTCCGTCTTAAAATGCTGAAGTGCCCGGTCTGCACCCGGTCCTCTGCCTGATCTTCTTCTAGCCATATCGAATCAGCCTCCTTTAACTTGAGGGAATCCGGTCTTAGAATGCCCTGATTTCAGGGGTTTATGTTCAGGTGGGGGAACAGCCCGTTTTTGCCTGTTTTTACATTGAAGCGGCCTCGGACATCTGCCATAATAATGAAATTAAGGTTTATGGATCAATGATGGACGAACACAGAGGGGGCTTTTGTTTCATGAAAGGGATTATTACTGTGCTCGGCAAGGATAAGGTAGGCATTATCGCTAAAGTCTGCACGTACCTGGCCGAACAGAATGTCAACATTCTGGATATCTCGCAGACGATTATTCAGGGTTATTTCAATATGATGATGATCGTCGATATTACGGCTCCGGCCAAAAGCTTTGAGGCGCTGATTGAAGATCTGCAGAAGCTTGGGGCGGAGCTGGGCGTGGAGATCAAACTCCAGCATGAGGATATTTTCAATACGATGCACCGGATTTAAGCGGCCTGACAAGCTAATAATGGCAGATCGGGTTTGGACACAGTAACAGCAATTTGCAGGCACGGGAGGAAGGAATACGATGATTACGCTTGGAGAAGTGCAGGAAACGAATAAAATGATCCGGGAAATGAACCTCGACGTGCGCACGATTACGATGGGCATCAGTCTGATGGACTGTGCGCATTCGGATTTGGCGGTATTTAACCTGAATATTTACGATAAAATTACCCGTCTGGCCGAGAAGCTGGTCAAAACGGGCGAAGATCTGGAGCGCCAGTTCGGCATTCCGATCATTAACAAACGCGTATCGGTTACCCCGATTTCGATTGCGGCCGGCGGCCTCAAAACCGACTCTTACGTGCCTGTTGCCGAAACGCTGGAGAAAGCAGCCAAAGAGATCGGCGTCAATTTTATCGGCGGGTTCTCCGCTTTGGTGCATAAAGGATTTACGGAAGGCGACCGCAAGCTGATCGAAAGCATTCCGGAAGCCTTGTCCGTCACGGAGCGCATCTGCGCATCGGTCAACATCGGATCTTCGCGCAGCGGCATCAACATGGATGCGGTGAAGCTGATGGGCGGCATCGTCAAGAAGACGGCTGAGCTGACCGCGGACCGCGATTCGGCGGGCTGCTCCAAGCTGGTTGTCTTCTGCAATGCGGTAGAGGACAACCCGTTTATGGCGGGCGCTTTCCACGGAGTTGGCGAGCCGGAGTGCGTGATCAACGTTGGCGTCAGCGGACCGGGCGTGGTCAAGCGGGCTTTGGAGGAAGTGAAGACCAGCGACTTCGAAACGCTCTGCGAGACGATTAAACGGACAGCGTTTAAAGTGACGCGGGTCGGCCAGCTGGTCGCCCAGGAAACGTCGAAACGCCTCGGCGTGCCGTTTGGCATCGTCGATCTGTCGCTGGCTCCGACGCCGGAAATCGGCGACTCGATTGCGGAGATTTTCCAGGTGATGGGCTTGGAGGAAGCTGGTGCTCCGGGAACGACGGCGGCTTTGGCGATCCTGAACGACAACGTGAAAAAAGGCGGCGTGATGGCGTCTTCCTACGTCGGCGGCCTCAGCGGCGCTTTTATCCCGGTCAGCGAAGACCACGGCATGATTCAGGCCGTACAGAAAGGCGCGCTGACGCTTGAAAAATTGGAAGCCATGACCTGCGTCTGCTCGGTCGGCCTCGATATGATCGCGATCCCCGGAGACACGAGCGCCGCGACCCTGTCGGGCATCATCGCCGACGAAGCGGCCATCGGCATGGTCAATAACAAAACGACGGCCGTCCGCATTATTCCGGTCGTCGGCAAAGGCGTCGGCGAAATCGCCGAATTCGGCGGACTGCTCGGCTATGCGCCGGTTATGCCGGTAAACAGCTTCAGCTGCGCCAGCTTCATTGACCGCGGCGGACGGATTCCGGCGCCTATCCACAGCTTCAAGAACTGACCCTCAAAAGATTAGGTATGAAAGATAGGGTACGTAAGATCAGGTGTGAAGAAACGACAAGAAAGCCGCTTCTGTTGCCGAAGCGGCCTTCTTGTGTAAGGGATGTCCGTTTGTATGAGATCGCGGGACTTCCTACAGGACGCCTTTTTCCTTCTTGAACGCCTCGGCAAACTCGCCCAGATCCGGTCTGTCCCGGAAATTGATCGTATTGCCGTCGGGAAAGATCACGGCAAATTCATAAAGCATTTCATGTTTATCTATGGCATTTTTGCCTTCCGAAAACCCCAGCTCATTGATCGGGTGCCTGTGAAGCTCGCTGCCGTTTTGACCGTAAGTCACAAAATGGCCGTCGGCAATTTCATAACGCATGTTGTGAAGTTGAATTGATTTCTTCTCCATCGGAAAAACCCTCCAATCTGCAAAATAATCTCTATTACTATTTACCACGTTCAATAGATATAAACATAAATGGCGAAATCCTGACTTATTTCAAAAAACATGTCTTCAATCTCAATTTTAAAATAGGAAAATTAAGATTAGCGTCGAATCCTTGTTAGGAATGCTTAATTCCTTATAGGACAACATTTACCCGTATATACACGGTTAGGTTATATTTAACCATTTTTAACAACTTTGCTATCGCATAACGGACAAGGAGAGGAAGTGTATCGTGAAGGACCAGACCAGGTATTCTCGACTTGCGAATATAACCAAGATGATCAACACCAAGCTGGAGCTCCGGGAGATGCTGCAGTATGTTACAACAGCTATATCGGAAGAGATCGTACAATGCGATTCCGTCGGGATCTATTTGCCGGAAGAGGACGGAAGCTTCAGAGGGTATGTAGGCAAGCCTGAGCTGATTAACGGCATGTCGCTTGATATGCACGTCATTGATACGAACTATGATCTGCTTGCCAAAGAGGTCATCGAAACGCAGAAAGTGATTTATATTCCGGATACCTCCGAGGACAGCCGTCCCGACCCGCGGGCGGTACAGGGGTTTCAGATCAAATCGCTGCTGGCGCTGCCGATCAGTTACGAGCAAGAGCTGTACGGACTTGTCTTCCTGTTTGACTACGGCAGCCCTATGAATTTAACCGAATCCGAGATTCAGAGCGTTGAAGCGTACGTGAATATGGCAGCGGTTGCGATCCGGAATGCCAAGAACCTGACCCACAAGGAGAACCTGCTCGCCGAGAAGCAGATGCTGCTCGATTTGACGCGTGACTTGTCGCTGTCCTCCAACATGCAGGAGGTGCTCGACAACTGTTTTTCCTATGTAGGCAGAGTACTCAAAAATTTCAACCCGGCCGTTCATCTGGTTGACCCGCTCGCCGAGCGGTCCATCCTGCCGGTCCGGTTAAGCAAGGACAGCGACTGGACGCAGGAAGACTGGATGGCTACCCATCAGGCGGTCCAGTTCGATATGAGTAACGATGCGCTGTTTCAGGAAGTGATGCGCACCAAGAAAGCCCTGCTTGTCTACGACGTCATGCAGGACGAGCGTCCCAACCATGAAATGTGCAGGAAGTTTGGCATCACGGCTATGTACCTGTTCCCGCTGATCTCCATGGGCGAAGTGCTCGGCGTCATCGCCGTGGTGGACTTCGAGAAGAAGGAGCGGGTTTATTCGGATGCCGACATCCAGCTGGCGCAGTCTATTGTAGATGCCACGGCATCCACCATCTCCAATCTGCTCTACCGGGAGAAGCAGGAAGTAATCATTGAGGACCGCACGATGGAGGTCCGCGCCAAGAACAAGGAGCTGGAAATGGTGGTCACCGAGCTTCGCCAGATCAGCCGCGAGCGCGAACTGATTCTGAACTCGGCGGGCGAGGGGATTTTTGGCCTTGATCTGGAAGGCAATATCACCTTCTGCAACCCGGCGGCTGAGAATATGCTCGGATTTGAGAAAGACGAGCTGATCGGCCAGTGTTACCATTTGATTTTTGGAGGGAAGAATCTCGACCTGCTCAAATTCTCAGCCTCGGCTAATCGCAGCTGGAACAACTTCCATCTGGAGGAATCGTTCTTCCGCAAAGACGGCACGGAGCTTCCGGTCGAATATGTTATTTCCTCCATCCATGAGGGCGACCGGATCGTCGGCGATGTAGTGACCTTCAAGGACATTACGCAGAGAAGGCAGATGGAGGAGGAAATCCGCTATCACGCTTATTTCGACAGTGTTACCGATTTGCCGAACCGCGTGCTGCTGAAGGACCGGCTGAACCAGGGCATTACTTATGCCCAGGTCGACGGGGGCAAGCTGGCGCTGCTGTATCTGGATTTGGACCGCTTTAAGCTTCTCAATGATACGCTTGGACATACTTCCGGGGATCATCTGCTCCGGGAAGTCGCCCTGCGGCTCAGCTCCTGCGTGCCCAAGAATGCCACCGTCTCCCGTCAGGGGGGTGACGAATTTACGGTGTTCCTGCCGGATACCGGAGGCAAGCGGGAGGTGCTCCGCATCGTCAACCAGGTGATCACTGCCTTCTCCAAACCTTTTTATTTGGGGGAGAACGAGATTTTTATTACGGCCAGCGTTGGAATCAGTATGTTCCCGGAGAATGGCGAAAGCAGCGAAGAGCTGATCAAGAACGCCGACACGGCCATGTACAAAGCGAAGGAAATGTCCGGGAACAGCTATCACTTCTTCAGCACCGGCATGGATACGCGTGCGTTCGAAATCGTTAAATATGAGAATGCGCTGTACAAGGCGCTGGACAATAACGAAATCGAAATTTACTACCAGCCGCAAATCGACTATCGGGATCGGACTCTTGTCGGGGTCGAGGCGCTGGTCCGCTGGAATCATCCGACGGAAGGGCTGATCTCGCCTGATGACTTTATTCCGATTGCCGAAGAAACGGGCCTGATTATCCCGATCGGGGAATGGGTGCTCAAGAATGCCTGCAAGCAGCTAAAGAAATGGCATGATATGGGCGGCCCGCCGATCAGCGTGTCCGTTAATCTGTCCGTCCGTCAATTTGAGCAGAACAACCTGTTCTCGACCGTCAAGAGCATTTTGAAGAAGATCAATTTGTGCCCGAGTTATTTGCATCTGGAGCTGACCGAGAACCAAATTATCAAGAACACCGAAATTACACTGAAGACGATGGAGCAGCTGCTGGACCTTGGTGTGAAGATCGCCATTGATGACTTCGGCACCGGTTATTCCTCGCTTGGTTATTTGAAGAACTTCCCGATCAGCACGCTCAAGATCGACAAATCCTTTGTTCAGGACCTGGGAAAAAGCGATGTAACCGCCATTACGAATACCATTATTACGCTGGCTCAAAACCTGAATCTGAGCGTGATTGCAGAAGGAGTAGAAACCTTGGAGCAGGCCGAGTTCCTGTCCGCCC
Encoded proteins:
- a CDS encoding winged helix-turn-helix transcriptional regulator encodes the protein MPEVEKTPRTKKYNISVEATLEVIGGKWKCVILCHLTHGRKRTSELKRLMPAIAQKMLTQQLRELEEDGIINRISYNEVPPRVEYELSEYGWSLKPILDSLCNWGEQHIIREYGDKFAVLEDNILNH
- a CDS encoding cache domain-containing sensor histidine kinase; its protein translation is MKNKKRGGPMWFRNSLKSKLSVLLIAAIVFPLLATGIVSYRIATNLTEKIEKQSGMNTLQQISDKLDFIINDAENMSVFIIGQKNIQSYLGSDRSDISLYSQNVAFLMNLASSKTYISNITITSNRGFPALSNTTIIRSGLPEVMRANEGKYNPAVKWWTPLYENQTTDNGIKQVFTLVRPIRSTDKFQNYGELAISIDAREVQHMLENAAWNESGHLWLTNEENRVMVSQKGEGLNQLLGTKISNLGTLADSEGVENVKLDEESSTLLYYTIPSLGWKLVGVIPTHIYTAQNQYVLTITAWAIGISGLFAGLLVLYFITWVTRPLIKVARKLNKIDPDEPIRPFEVKTMDEIGMLLRSYNRLSDRIQRLKSQLQLNAAKKKEADIEALQAQINPHFLYNTLSSIHWIALMNKQKPIAEMVGALTDFLRFSLNDGREFCTVGQEVAHAQNYVRIMSKRFQDKFEASFFIDPAMQDQTMLKLLLQPLIENSIMHGIQKKKEKGSILVQGELRPGGMTFVVQDTGIGMEEAKLEEIKRELQIEKESVEDPDEAAKDSGEAEKSGYGLGSVHRRLMLHYGSETGLQIESEPGNGTRISFTIPLLEGSV
- a CDS encoding response regulator yields the protein MNIMIIDDEVIIRTGLCTVIDWAELGMNLLPPAESAEEALGRLLSERPDIVLTDIRMAGMDGIQLAKEIREKLPDAEVIILTGYDDFRFAQRALRQGVTDYLLKTSDPEEIIKSVMKAKQNLQMKWELKKQGDVQAAALRKQHFESWLTGGGNGSGNGDTGGLAYKSVSEWLQQAGIHLAASAGRPHGMRVLLISASGWGHDRFSGVMLGAAESKLSELLPGISLLRNNRIIAVVGVTPGWPGTRQLEKAVSRIKDTLRCDIFAAAGNEVRLVEELRRSYEEAQKVYGYRIVFGDKGLFELKDVEDRQGGRAVCSEKEESELSSLLMNNNASQLHDWTAALVRERLEDSETTPTSLQAFLQSIVIGAHRWLDRAKETASASQLSTGLTGAAATPAISFEPGVVLEDELFKLLLSVMNEFHQLAADGRHSYIYRAIAYIRNHLGEHLTLQQVAGFVHLNANHFSEVFKRETGQGFSEFVIRERMQLAANILLTTQKKVSEVAGEAGYEDIKYFSQQFKKMMGCTPTEYRQLSTE
- a CDS encoding extracellular solute-binding protein, giving the protein MAKQKPIAILALLLSFTLLLAACGQGGDNTAATSAAGSEGSKATGEKIKLSIWHNFSGDDLRAKVVRAQIDKFKTEHPEVELDEQAIPPDGYRQRLKTVAAANEMPDVFFVQSGTSIKEFYDGGLIQPITPVLDEHPDWKDNFIAGSLDTLSFEGQVYATPLSGSATSFLFYNKSLFEKYGVKVPTTWDEMMTAVKTFNDNKITPISLGNKASWLAQSSILSSLADRVTGTDWFLKAVNQDGAKFTDPEFVQALQYFKDLADANAFQTGFNSLDNTQMEQYFAEGKAAMMIDGSWALTNMAAAATEEQLSQIDITVLPSVPGGKGDPNSMSGGSGGGLALSKSVSGDKLKAALDLIYTVSGPEAMQAIADSNSIVTYKVEPDQSKVMPLFYKAFTLYKSLSLTPVYDAYLTSSATDAVNNGLQEVSLGGDPKAIAQKIQDAQARDLGK
- a CDS encoding carbohydrate ABC transporter permease, coding for MAFVNRLRGFVVIGLLPALVLYLVFVLVPIVWSVYYGFYDWKGIGAASFTGLDNYAEALRDPIFWRALKNNLIIVAASILGQLPIALVLSLILRKSTLFHRFVRSAVFMPMVVSTVVIGMIWGYIYHPQIGILNVILQNIGLGSWIRDWLGDARINMYSVSAPVIWANIGPYLIIFISAIQNIPSEMEDAAKLDGAVRAKWLYLIVIPMIWDTIKVAIVLCISGSLKAFDLIYIMTGGGPAQSTELLATYMYNNTFEVFRYGYGSAVSSLIIVISLILVLGSQLLMRKRGI
- a CDS encoding carbohydrate ABC transporter permease, translating into MNLISPESLTEKTFRRPLSTRRRKSGWLWGLDTALLVYALATIYPLLWLFISSFKSVRDFSANPFALPSVWQFENYTRAWEIAGIGRAFANSVIVTLGSLALTLILGTLTGYILSRLDFRFKGVIMGLFVLGMLIPIHSTLVPLFIMMKNLHILDTYASLILPYAAFELPVAIFIVAAYLTSVPKELEEAAMIDGNGYWGIFCRIIMPLAVPAMATISILGFLRFWNDFAFALVFINDQSLKTLPLSLSIFSDGYGTDYSLTMAAMSIAVIPTVIVYLIFQEQIMKGMVAGAVKG